A single window of Hylaeus volcanicus isolate JK05 chromosome 8, UHH_iyHylVolc1.0_haploid, whole genome shotgun sequence DNA harbors:
- the LOC128881239 gene encoding uncharacterized protein LOC128881239 — translation MKTVTHTCTPGATDLSGDDSIEDIAESVDELREKLANMKRLMEERKGSTLGEISAKKRKETSDIIDGNFLSWIFGLALIVILSTRLVNESLRSV, via the exons ATGAAAACAGTAACCCATACTTGCACACCAGGAGCTACCG ATCTATCCGGAGACGATTCGATCGAGGATATCGCCGAATCGGTAGATGAACTGCGCGAAAAATTGGCGAACATGAAGAGGTTGATGGAAGAACGAAAGGGGTCTACCCTGGGCGAGATAAGTGCcaagaagagaaaagagacCTCGGACATTATAGATGGCAATTTTCTGTCTTGGATATTCGGCTTGGCGCTAATCGTCATCCTGAGT ACGAGGTTGGTGAATGAATCCTTACGATCGGTTTGA